A window of the Xenopus laevis strain J_2021 chromosome 9_10L, Xenopus_laevis_v10.1, whole genome shotgun sequence genome harbors these coding sequences:
- the LOC108703797 gene encoding histone H2B 1.1-like — protein sequence MPEPAKSAPAAKKGSKKAVTKTQKKDGKKRRKTRKESYAIYVYKVLKQVHPDTGISSKAMSIMNSFVNDVFERIAGEASRLAHYNKRSTITSREIQTAVRLLLPGELAKHAVSEGTKAVTKYTSAK from the coding sequence ATGCCTGAACCAGCCAAGTCCGCTCCAGCTGCAAAGAAAGGTTCCAAGAAAGCGGTGACCAAGACTCAGAAGAAAGACGGGAAGAAGCGCAGGAAGACAAGGAAGGAGAGTTACGCCATTTACGTGTACAAGGTGCTGAAGCAGGTGCACCCCGATACCGGCATCTCGTCCAAGGCCATGAGCATCATGAACTCCTTTGTCAACGATGTGTTTGAGCGCATCGCAGGGGAAGCCTCCCGCCTGGCTCATTATAACAAGCGCTCCACCATCACCTCCCGGGAGATCCAGACCGCGGTCCGACTGCTGCTGCCTGGGGAACTGGCCAAGCACGCCGTGTCCGAGGGCACCAAGGCTGTCACCAAGTACACCAGCGCCAAGTAA
- the LOC108703792 gene encoding histone H2A type 1-like — MSGRGKQGGKTRAKAKTRSSRAGLQFPVGRVHRLLRKGNYAERVGAGAPVYLAAVLEYLTAEILELAGNAARDNKKTRIIPRHLQLAVRNDEELNKLLGGVTIAQGGVLPNIQSVLLPKKTESSKSAKSK; from the coding sequence ATGTCAGGAAGAGGCAAACAAGGCGGCAAGACCCGCGCTAAGGCAAAGACTCGCTCATCTCGGGCCGGGCTGCAGTTCCCAGTTGGCCGTGTTCACAGGCTCTTGAGGAAGGGTAATTATGCCGAGCGGGTGGGAGCCGGAGCTCCAGTCTATCTAGCCGCAGTGCTCGAGTACCTGACCGCTGAGATCCTGGAGTTGGCCGGCAACGCTGCCCGAGATAACAAGAAGACCCGCATCATCCCCAGGCACCTGCAGCTCGCTGTGCGCAACGATGAGGAGCTCAACAAACTGCTCGGAGGAGTTACTATCGCTCAGGGCGGGGTCCTGCCCAACATCCAGTCCGTGCTGCTGCCCAAGAAAACCGAGAGCTCCAAGTCGGCCAAGAGCAAGTGA